A region of Saccopteryx leptura isolate mSacLep1 chromosome X, mSacLep1_pri_phased_curated, whole genome shotgun sequence DNA encodes the following proteins:
- the PSMD10 gene encoding 26S proteasome non-ATPase regulatory subunit 10 isoform X2, whose product MEGFVSNLMVCNLAYSGKLEELKEEILADKSLATRTDQDSRTALHWACSAGHTEVVEFLLQLGVPVNDKDDAGWSPLHIAASAGRDEIVKALLGRGAQVNAVNQNGCTPLHYAASKNRHEIAVMLLEGGANPDAKDHYEATAMHRAAAKDT is encoded by the exons ATGGAGGGGTTTGTGTCTAACCTAATGGTCTGCAATCTGGCCTACAGCGGAAAGCTAGAGGAGTTGAAGGAGGAGATCCTGGCGGATAAGTCCCTGGCCACTAGAACCGACCAG GACAGCAGAACTGCATTGCATTGGGCATGCTCAGCAGGACATACAGAAGTTGTTGAATTCTTGCTGCAACTTGGAGTGCCAGTGAATGATAAAGATGAT GCCGGCTGGTCTCCTCTTCATATTGCTGCTTCTGCTGGCCGGGATGAGATTGTAAAGGCCCTTCTGGGACGAGGCGCTCAAGTGAATGCTGTGAATCAAAATGGCTGTACTCCCCTGCATTATGCAGCTTCCAAAAACAGGCACGAG aTCGCTGTCATGTTACTGGAAGGCGGGGCTAATCCAGATGCGAAGGACCATTATGAGGCTACAGCAATGCACCGGGCGGCAGCCAAGG ACACTTAG
- the PSMD10 gene encoding 26S proteasome non-ATPase regulatory subunit 10 isoform X1 has product MEGFVSNLMVCNLAYSGKLEELKEEILADKSLATRTDQDSRTALHWACSAGHTEVVEFLLQLGVPVNDKDDAGWSPLHIAASAGRDEIVKALLGRGAQVNAVNQNGCTPLHYAASKNRHEIAVMLLEGGANPDAKDHYEATAMHRAAAKGNLKMIHILLYYKASTNIQDTEGNTPLHLACDEERVEEAKLLVSKGASIYIENKEEKTPLQVARGGLGLVLKGMVEG; this is encoded by the exons ATGGAGGGGTTTGTGTCTAACCTAATGGTCTGCAATCTGGCCTACAGCGGAAAGCTAGAGGAGTTGAAGGAGGAGATCCTGGCGGATAAGTCCCTGGCCACTAGAACCGACCAG GACAGCAGAACTGCATTGCATTGGGCATGCTCAGCAGGACATACAGAAGTTGTTGAATTCTTGCTGCAACTTGGAGTGCCAGTGAATGATAAAGATGAT GCCGGCTGGTCTCCTCTTCATATTGCTGCTTCTGCTGGCCGGGATGAGATTGTAAAGGCCCTTCTGGGACGAGGCGCTCAAGTGAATGCTGTGAATCAAAATGGCTGTACTCCCCTGCATTATGCAGCTTCCAAAAACAGGCACGAG aTCGCTGTCATGTTACTGGAAGGCGGGGCTAATCCAGATGCGAAGGACCATTATGAGGCTACAGCAATGCACCGGGCGGCAGCCAAGGGTAACTTGAAGATGATTCATATCCTTCTGTACTACAAAGCATCCACAAACATCCAAGACACTGAGGGTAACACTCCTCT ACACTTAGCCTGTGATGAGGAGAGAGTGGAAGAAGCAAAACTGCTGGTGTCCAAGGGAGCAAGTATTTACAttgagaataaagaagaaaagacaccCCTTCAAGTGGCCAGAGGTGGTCTGGGTTTAGTCCTCAAGGGAATGGTGGAAGGTTAA